In the genome of Altererythrobacter sp. TH136, one region contains:
- a CDS encoding DUF805 domain-containing protein: protein MILPFKRYAEFSGRSRRMEYWMFALLNVIVVTVLMFVIFGAGGAAGLMAPGASGELGAGFGALFGGVGLLMLLYAAIVLVPSIAVTVRRLHDRDKSGWWYLGAIIGGMIPVVGFLVSIAFLVLMALPGTPGPNRFGPDPKGVGEAETFA from the coding sequence ATGATACTGCCGTTTAAGCGTTACGCCGAATTCTCGGGCCGCTCGCGCCGTATGGAATACTGGATGTTCGCGCTGCTCAACGTGATCGTCGTGACGGTGCTGATGTTCGTCATCTTCGGAGCGGGCGGGGCAGCCGGCTTGATGGCGCCGGGCGCCAGTGGCGAACTGGGCGCGGGTTTCGGTGCGCTGTTTGGCGGAGTGGGTTTGCTGATGCTGCTGTACGCGGCGATCGTGTTGGTCCCCAGCATCGCCGTGACCGTGCGCCGGTTGCACGATCGCGACAAGAGCGGGTGGTGGTATCTTGGCGCGATCATCGGGGGGATGATCCCGGTCGTGGGATTTCTGGTTTCGATCGCGTTCCTGGTGCTGATGGCGCTGCCGGGCACCCCGGGTCCGAACCGCTTCGGGCCCGATCCCAAGGGCGTGGGCGAAGCCGAAACGTTCGCTTGA
- a CDS encoding FtsX-like permease family protein: protein MTWAIAWRIARRDLSARFHGLRLLLVCLFLGTGALAAIGTLTSTIERQLSERGREFLGADVQVALWQRAPTPPELAALRALGTVSQGLRMQAMASSADAAAPVELKAVDDRWPLYGRATLLDGQTVGAPPAGAAWVAPGAADRLGVKPGDLLTIGSARLRVGGLLDQEPDRLGEGFQLGPTIIVRADVPAAAGLTAPGAMYRSKTNVAFTQPGDPQAVEAELKARFPAAGFEIRTRDRGAPGVDRFVGRMGEFLTLVGLAALVIAGIGIGGGVSSYLDARRQNIATLKVLGATSGDIARIYAMEIGAASLVGSIAGIVAGVALTPVIARALAGLLPIGTGIVFAPAALFSALAYGLLVALVFAAPPLLRARRFPAMALMRERVSPLGWDRIAIAVVAAGLAAIAALALATARQPLMTAGFLGGAAAALILLAALGWGIRLVAARLPRPRDPLWRAALANLHRPGAATGTLVTALGFGLSAFVLLAAVQTSIDGTIAQRVPERAPDYFVLDVPKEQVGAFTGLVDRVAPGSAVQTVPALRGAILAYGPKDAMTRVASLGENLPEDAWALRGERGLTYADEVPPGNTLTQGEWWPENHAGEPLVSIDEDLAQAIGVGVGDFLTIGILGTERSARIASLRRIDWQTMGFNYVLVFSPNTLRDAPHNVAATIELPDDGAKGALLRDLVRAFPSSSVIETGPVLVQARELLTQVGLATLAAASVAVLAGLAVLLGAIAAARAQRTYDTVILRVLGASRRQVLLLALAEYGALAALLALVSLALGLLAAWAVVTQLFEFDWLPAWPAVFGVLGAGLALVVLFALAGALPLLRAKPAQALRAL, encoded by the coding sequence ATGACCTGGGCGATCGCCTGGCGCATTGCGCGGCGTGACCTCTCCGCGCGCTTCCACGGACTGCGCTTGCTGCTCGTGTGCCTGTTCCTCGGAACCGGCGCGCTCGCGGCGATCGGCACTTTGACAAGCACGATCGAACGCCAGCTGAGCGAGCGTGGCCGCGAATTCCTGGGCGCGGACGTGCAGGTCGCGTTGTGGCAGCGCGCGCCTACGCCGCCTGAACTCGCCGCGTTGCGCGCGCTCGGCACCGTGTCGCAAGGGCTGCGGATGCAGGCCATGGCGAGTTCCGCGGATGCCGCAGCGCCCGTCGAGTTGAAAGCGGTGGACGACCGCTGGCCGCTGTATGGCCGTGCGACGCTGCTGGATGGCCAGACGGTCGGTGCCCCGCCCGCCGGCGCCGCCTGGGTCGCTCCTGGCGCCGCAGACCGGCTGGGCGTGAAACCGGGGGACCTGCTGACAATCGGTTCGGCCCGGTTGCGGGTCGGCGGGCTACTCGACCAGGAACCGGATCGGCTGGGCGAAGGGTTCCAGCTTGGCCCGACGATAATCGTGCGCGCCGATGTGCCCGCGGCCGCCGGGCTCACCGCGCCGGGCGCAATGTACCGCTCCAAAACCAACGTCGCCTTCACGCAGCCGGGCGATCCGCAAGCGGTCGAAGCCGAGTTGAAGGCGCGCTTTCCCGCCGCCGGGTTCGAGATCCGCACACGCGACAGGGGCGCGCCCGGCGTGGACCGCTTCGTGGGCCGCATGGGGGAGTTCCTGACCCTGGTGGGGCTCGCCGCCTTGGTGATCGCGGGGATCGGCATCGGCGGGGGCGTGTCGTCATACCTCGACGCCCGGCGCCAGAACATCGCCACGCTGAAGGTGCTTGGCGCCACCAGCGGCGACATCGCCCGCATTTACGCCATGGAAATCGGCGCCGCCTCGCTGGTGGGCAGCATCGCGGGGATCGTTGCCGGGGTCGCGCTCACGCCGGTGATCGCACGCGCACTTGCCGGGCTGCTGCCGATTGGTACCGGCATCGTGTTCGCGCCCGCGGCGCTGTTCAGCGCACTGGCGTATGGCCTGCTCGTAGCGCTCGTCTTTGCCGCGCCGCCGCTGCTGCGCGCGCGGCGTTTCCCGGCCATGGCCCTGATGCGCGAGCGCGTATCTCCGTTGGGATGGGACCGGATCGCGATCGCGGTGGTCGCCGCCGGTTTGGCCGCGATTGCCGCTCTCGCGCTGGCGACCGCCCGGCAACCATTGATGACCGCGGGATTTCTGGGCGGGGCGGCGGCAGCGCTTATCCTGCTCGCGGCGCTTGGTTGGGGCATCCGGTTGGTCGCTGCCCGCCTGCCGCGCCCGCGCGATCCGCTGTGGCGCGCCGCGCTGGCCAACCTGCACCGCCCGGGCGCGGCGACCGGGACGCTGGTGACGGCCCTCGGCTTTGGCCTGTCGGCGTTCGTGCTGCTCGCCGCGGTCCAGACCAGCATCGACGGCACGATCGCCCAGCGCGTACCTGAGCGTGCGCCTGACTACTTCGTGCTCGACGTGCCAAAGGAGCAAGTGGGGGCATTCACCGGGCTGGTGGACCGCGTCGCGCCCGGCTCTGCGGTACAAACGGTGCCAGCGCTGCGCGGCGCGATCCTGGCCTACGGCCCCAAGGACGCCATGACCCGCGTCGCCAGCCTGGGAGAGAATTTGCCGGAGGACGCTTGGGCACTCCGCGGTGAGCGGGGGCTGACCTACGCGGATGAGGTGCCCCCCGGGAATACGCTCACGCAGGGTGAATGGTGGCCGGAGAACCATGCCGGCGAACCGCTGGTGTCGATCGACGAGGATCTGGCGCAGGCGATCGGCGTCGGGGTGGGCGACTTCCTGACCATCGGCATCCTGGGAACCGAGCGCAGTGCGCGGATCGCATCGCTGCGGCGGATCGACTGGCAGACCATGGGCTTCAACTATGTGCTGGTGTTCAGCCCCAACACGCTGCGCGACGCGCCCCACAACGTCGCCGCAACCATCGAGCTGCCCGATGACGGCGCAAAAGGGGCGCTGTTGCGCGACCTCGTGCGCGCGTTTCCGTCATCCAGCGTGATCGAGACAGGGCCGGTGCTGGTTCAGGCGCGCGAACTGCTAACTCAAGTGGGGCTAGCCACCCTCGCCGCCGCTTCGGTGGCGGTTCTGGCGGGCTTGGCCGTGCTGCTGGGAGCGATCGCCGCGGCGCGGGCGCAGCGCACTTACGATACCGTGATCCTGCGCGTACTCGGCGCCAGCAGGCGGCAGGTCTTGTTACTGGCTCTGGCAGAGTATGGCGCCCTCGCCGCGCTGCTTGCGCTGGTGTCCCTCGCGCTCGGGCTCCTCGCCGCGTGGGCGGTGGTGACCCAGTTGTTCGAGTTCGACTGGCTGCCCGCGTGGCCGGCGGTGTTCGGCGTGCTTGGCGCAGGCCTCGCGCTGGTTGTGTTGTTCGCGCTCGCCGGCGCCTTGCCGCTGCTCCGCGCGAAACCGGCACAGGCGCTGCGGGCGCTTTGA